In Gammaproteobacteria bacterium, the following are encoded in one genomic region:
- a CDS encoding ABC transporter ATP-binding protein gives MIELNVAINDKYYPNSPAMVLKQLEFNVAPGEFVAIIGPSGCGKTTLLNMISGLESCQNQQIFCNGKAVNGANEHHVSYIFQQPRLMPWLTVRENLQLVLNSPQVCQIDTLLQQVGLAGTGDYYPHQLSGGMQRRVSIARAFAINPELLLLDEPFNSLDLPTATRLRLLLIELCQQRNTTVIFVTHDLREAIYLADRIIFISNSPSTIIHQAVVDLPRPRDESGAQELEWQANLMAKYPNLLAGSVG, from the coding sequence ATGATTGAACTGAACGTTGCGATTAACGATAAATACTACCCGAACAGCCCAGCAATGGTACTAAAACAGTTAGAGTTTAACGTCGCCCCGGGCGAATTTGTTGCAATTATCGGTCCTTCTGGTTGTGGCAAAACAACGCTGCTTAATATGATTAGCGGGCTAGAATCGTGTCAAAATCAGCAAATTTTTTGTAATGGTAAAGCCGTTAATGGCGCGAACGAACACCATGTCAGTTATATTTTTCAGCAGCCACGGTTAATGCCTTGGTTAACGGTGCGGGAAAATTTACAGCTGGTATTAAATTCCCCCCAAGTTTGCCAAATTGATACGCTATTACAGCAAGTCGGGCTAGCAGGCACTGGTGATTATTATCCTCACCAGTTATCAGGCGGCATGCAGCGGCGCGTTAGCATTGCTCGAGCGTTCGCTATTAATCCTGAATTGTTGCTGTTAGATGAGCCTTTTAACTCGCTAGATTTACCCACGGCGACCCGGTTAAGGTTATTATTAATAGAACTGTGCCAGCAGCGCAATACCACGGTTATTTTTGTGACTCATGATTTACGTGAAGCAATTTATCTGGCAGATCGGATTATTTTTATCAGCAACTCCCCAAGCACCATTATTCACCAAGCCGTTGTTGACTTACCACGCCCTAGAGATGAGTCTGGTGCGCAAGAGCTTGAATGGCAGGCAAACCTAATGGCTAAATACCCCAACTTACTTGCTGGCAGTGTCGGCTAA